A window of Lepidochelys kempii isolate rLepKem1 chromosome 1, rLepKem1.hap2, whole genome shotgun sequence contains these coding sequences:
- the RBBP7 gene encoding histone-binding protein RBBP7 isoform X1: MANKEMFEDTVEERVINEEYKIWKKNTPFLYDLVMTHALEWPSLTVQWLPDVTRPEGKDYALHWLVLGTHTSDEQNHLVVARVQIPNDDAQFDASHYDSEKGEFGGFGSVTGKIETEIKINHEGEVNRARYMPQNPCIIATKTPSSDVLVFDYTKHPSKPDPSGECNPDLRLRGHQKEGYGLSWNSNLSGHLLSASDDHTVCLWDISGGPKEGKVVDAKAIFTGHSAVVEDVAWHLLHESLFGSVADDQKLMIWDTRSNTTSKPSHSVDAHTAEVNCLSFNPYSEFILATGSADKTVALWDLRNLKLKLHSFESHKDEIFQVHWSPHNETILASSGTDRRLNVWDLSKIGEEQSAEDAEDGPPELLFIHGGHTAKISDFSWNPNEPWVICSVSEDNIMQIWQMAENIYNDEEPDIAASELEGQGT; the protein is encoded by the exons ATGGCGAATAAAGAGA TGTTCGAGGACACGGTGGAGGAGCGTGTCATCAACGAAGAGTACAAAATCTGGAAGAAGAACACCCCGTTCCTGTATGACCTGGTGATGACCCACGCCCTCGAGTGGCCCAGCCTCACGGTGCAGTGGCTGCCTGATGTGACGAG GCCTGAAGGAAAGGATTATGCCCTTCATTGGCTAGTGTTGGGAACACATACCTCCGATGAACAAAACCATTTGGTTGTTGCAAGGGTCCAGATTCCTAATGATGATGCTCAGTTTGATGCTTCTCACTATGATAGTGAGAAGGGAG aatttGGTGGCTTTGGATCTGTAACTGGTAAAAttgaaactgaaattaaaattaacCATGAAGGTGAAGTAAATCGTGCTCGCTACATGCCCCAGAACCCGTGCATCATTGCTACAAAAACACCTTCCTCTGATGTGCTGGTTTTTGATTACACCAAACATCCATCTAAACCAG ACCCAAGTGGAGAATGTAATCCTGACCTTAGGCTAAGAGGACACCAAAAAGAAGGCTACGGTTTATCATGGAATTCCAATTTGAGTGGACACCTTCTCAGTGCATCTGATGATCAT ACTGTTTGTCTGTGGGATATAAGTGGAGGACCAAAAGAAGGCAAAGTTGTTGATGCTAAAGCAATCTTTACGGGACATTCTGCAGTAGTAGAAGATGTGGCATGGCATCTGCTTCATGAATCTTTATTTGGATCAGTTGCTGATGATCAGAAGCTTATGAT TTGGGACACGAGGTCCAATACTACATCCAAGCCAAGTCATTCTGTAGATGCCCATACAGCCGAGGTCAACTGCCTGTCCTTCAATCCCTACAGCGAGTTCATTCTAGCAACTGGTTCTGCTGACAAG ACTGTGGCTTTGTGGGAtctgcgaaaccttaaattaaaacTTCATTCTTTTGAGTCTCATAAGGATGAAATCTTTCAG GTTCACTGGTCTCCTCATAATGAAACCATTCTTGCTTCAAGTGGTACTGATCGTCGGCTAAACGTATGGGATCTAAG TAAAATTGGAGAAGAGCAATCTGCAGAGGATGCAGAAGATGGGCCTCCTGAACTTTTG TTTATTCATGGAGGACACACTGCAAAGATTTCAGATTTTAGTTGGAACCCTAACGAACCCTGGGTAATCTGCTCTGTATCTGAGGACAACATAATGCAAATATGGCAAATG GCTGAAAACATTTACAATGATGAAGAACCAGATATAGCAGCATCAGAACTGGAGGGTCAAGGAACATAA
- the RBBP7 gene encoding histone-binding protein RBBP7 isoform X2: protein MSKCLHLKPEGKDYALHWLVLGTHTSDEQNHLVVARVQIPNDDAQFDASHYDSEKGEFGGFGSVTGKIETEIKINHEGEVNRARYMPQNPCIIATKTPSSDVLVFDYTKHPSKPDPSGECNPDLRLRGHQKEGYGLSWNSNLSGHLLSASDDHTVCLWDISGGPKEGKVVDAKAIFTGHSAVVEDVAWHLLHESLFGSVADDQKLMIWDTRSNTTSKPSHSVDAHTAEVNCLSFNPYSEFILATGSADKTVALWDLRNLKLKLHSFESHKDEIFQVHWSPHNETILASSGTDRRLNVWDLSKIGEEQSAEDAEDGPPELLFIHGGHTAKISDFSWNPNEPWVICSVSEDNIMQIWQMAENIYNDEEPDIAASELEGQGT, encoded by the exons ATGTCAAAATGCCTCCACTTAAA GCCTGAAGGAAAGGATTATGCCCTTCATTGGCTAGTGTTGGGAACACATACCTCCGATGAACAAAACCATTTGGTTGTTGCAAGGGTCCAGATTCCTAATGATGATGCTCAGTTTGATGCTTCTCACTATGATAGTGAGAAGGGAG aatttGGTGGCTTTGGATCTGTAACTGGTAAAAttgaaactgaaattaaaattaacCATGAAGGTGAAGTAAATCGTGCTCGCTACATGCCCCAGAACCCGTGCATCATTGCTACAAAAACACCTTCCTCTGATGTGCTGGTTTTTGATTACACCAAACATCCATCTAAACCAG ACCCAAGTGGAGAATGTAATCCTGACCTTAGGCTAAGAGGACACCAAAAAGAAGGCTACGGTTTATCATGGAATTCCAATTTGAGTGGACACCTTCTCAGTGCATCTGATGATCAT ACTGTTTGTCTGTGGGATATAAGTGGAGGACCAAAAGAAGGCAAAGTTGTTGATGCTAAAGCAATCTTTACGGGACATTCTGCAGTAGTAGAAGATGTGGCATGGCATCTGCTTCATGAATCTTTATTTGGATCAGTTGCTGATGATCAGAAGCTTATGAT TTGGGACACGAGGTCCAATACTACATCCAAGCCAAGTCATTCTGTAGATGCCCATACAGCCGAGGTCAACTGCCTGTCCTTCAATCCCTACAGCGAGTTCATTCTAGCAACTGGTTCTGCTGACAAG ACTGTGGCTTTGTGGGAtctgcgaaaccttaaattaaaacTTCATTCTTTTGAGTCTCATAAGGATGAAATCTTTCAG GTTCACTGGTCTCCTCATAATGAAACCATTCTTGCTTCAAGTGGTACTGATCGTCGGCTAAACGTATGGGATCTAAG TAAAATTGGAGAAGAGCAATCTGCAGAGGATGCAGAAGATGGGCCTCCTGAACTTTTG TTTATTCATGGAGGACACACTGCAAAGATTTCAGATTTTAGTTGGAACCCTAACGAACCCTGGGTAATCTGCTCTGTATCTGAGGACAACATAATGCAAATATGGCAAATG GCTGAAAACATTTACAATGATGAAGAACCAGATATAGCAGCATCAGAACTGGAGGGTCAAGGAACATAA